The window GGAGATAATGAGCCGTCCCAAGGATGACGACCGTTTCGATAAGTACATCCAGATACTGCAGGAGCGGGTCTCATGGCCGGAGCGTATACTGATGCCGCTGGGAGAGCACCTGTACATAGTGCAGAAAGGCGGCGAGCGCATCGTCAAGTGCGATTGCGGGCACGAGTTTGGCGACTGGCGTAAAAACTGGAAGCTGGAGAGCCTGATATATTCCCGCGACGATGCCAAAAAGCTGGGCGAGATCTACCCCGGCATACGCTGCCCCGACCCCAAACTGAACGAGGTGCGCGAATACTATTGCCCCGGCTGCGCCGCACTGCTCAAAGTCGAGAGCGTCCCCGTGGGATATCCAATCATCTTCGACGCCCTGCCCGATATCGACGCCTTCTACCGCGAGTGGCTGGGGCGGCCGCTTCCGGACGAGAAGAAGTTCGAATTCAAGGACCTGAGTCCGGAGGTGACTAAGGGGTGGGGAAGAGAGTAGCATCATATTAAAAGTCGACTTCAAGAGGCGCGTCGTATCACGACGCGCCTCTCTTTTTTTAAGTAATTTTAACCTTCATTGATTGACCTTTTTACAACTACAGGCTATACTGTCCACAATTGGAGTGCTGCTCTATAACCCCAAAAGGCAATTGATATGAAGAGGCTGTTGGTTGTT is drawn from Dehalococcoidia bacterium and contains these coding sequences:
- a CDS encoding acetone carboxylase subunit gamma, whose amino-acid sequence is MMSYEINDLKEMFDGTLPWYKVKEIMSRPKDDDRFDKYIQILQERVSWPERILMPLGEHLYIVQKGGERIVKCDCGHEFGDWRKNWKLESLIYSRDDAKKLGEIYPGIRCPDPKLNEVREYYCPGCAALLKVESVPVGYPIIFDALPDIDAFYREWLGRPLPDEKKFEFKDLSPEVTKGWGRE